A genomic region of Methanosarcina thermophila TM-1 contains the following coding sequences:
- the cdhC gene encoding CO dehydrogenase/CO-methylating acetyl-CoA synthase complex subunit beta: protein MSEFPFEISPMFEGERVRKEGMFVELGGPKSLGLELVRAKPMDEIEDGKVTIVGPDLKDMEEGKTYPWAMIFHVGGELVEPDLESVIERRVHDFINYCQGIMHLNQRYDVWMRISKDTAAKMDSFEPFGKAVMMLFKTELPFIEKMQVTFYTDQAEVEKQMAEAMEIFKARDARTKDLHDEDVDVFYGCTLCQSFAPTNVCVVSPDRVSLCGAINWFDGRAAAKVDPEGPQFAIEKGELLDAKTGEYSGVNEVAKKLSSGEFDKIKLHSFFDAPHTSCGCFEVVGFYIPEVDGIGWVNREYQGMAPNGLGFSTMAGQTGGGKQIVGFLGIGINYFYSPKFIQADGGWNRVVWLPSMLKEKIDEAIPDDMKDKIATEKDVTDIESLKTFLKEKNHPVVANWAAEAEEEEEEEEEEEEVAAEAAPMMMPAAGFQMPAMPAMPMMSGGAGGIKLTFKNAKITIDRMIISEKKEKK, encoded by the coding sequence ATGTCAGAATTCCCATTTGAGATTTCCCCAATGTTTGAAGGAGAAAGAGTAAGAAAGGAAGGAATGTTCGTAGAACTAGGTGGCCCGAAGTCACTTGGTCTTGAGCTTGTCCGTGCAAAGCCTATGGATGAGATCGAAGATGGCAAGGTCACGATTGTCGGTCCCGACCTCAAGGATATGGAAGAGGGAAAGACCTACCCCTGGGCAATGATCTTCCACGTCGGCGGAGAACTTGTAGAGCCTGACCTTGAGTCTGTCATCGAAAGGCGTGTACACGACTTCATTAACTACTGCCAAGGCATTATGCACCTGAACCAGAGGTACGATGTCTGGATGAGAATTTCCAAGGACACAGCTGCAAAGATGGACTCATTCGAGCCTTTCGGAAAGGCTGTTATGATGCTTTTCAAGACAGAACTGCCTTTCATCGAGAAGATGCAGGTAACCTTCTATACTGACCAGGCTGAAGTCGAAAAACAGATGGCAGAAGCAATGGAGATTTTCAAGGCAAGAGATGCCAGGACGAAAGACCTGCATGACGAAGATGTGGATGTATTCTACGGATGTACACTCTGCCAGTCCTTTGCTCCAACAAACGTCTGTGTAGTTTCCCCTGACAGAGTTTCTCTCTGCGGTGCAATTAACTGGTTTGACGGCCGTGCAGCAGCAAAAGTGGACCCAGAAGGCCCACAGTTCGCAATTGAAAAGGGTGAACTCCTCGATGCCAAGACCGGTGAATACTCAGGAGTAAACGAAGTCGCCAAGAAGCTTTCAAGCGGCGAGTTTGACAAGATTAAACTCCACTCATTCTTCGATGCTCCTCACACATCCTGCGGATGTTTCGAGGTAGTCGGCTTCTATATCCCTGAAGTAGACGGTATAGGCTGGGTTAACAGAGAATACCAGGGAATGGCTCCAAACGGTCTTGGTTTCTCAACAATGGCTGGTCAGACAGGTGGCGGAAAGCAGATCGTAGGATTCCTGGGTATTGGTATCAACTACTTCTACTCCCCCAAGTTCATCCAGGCTGATGGAGGATGGAACAGAGTTGTATGGCTACCTTCAATGCTCAAGGAAAAGATCGATGAAGCCATTCCTGATGACATGAAGGATAAGATTGCAACAGAAAAGGATGTAACGGACATTGAGTCCCTGAAAACTTTCCTAAAGGAGAAGAACCACCCGGTTGTAGCAAACTGGGCAGCTGAAGCAGAAGAGGAAGAAGAAGAGGAAGAGGAAGAAGAGGAAGTAGCTGCTGAAGCAGCTCCAATGATGATGCCAGCAGCAGGCTTCCAGATGCCAGCAATGCCAGCAATGCCGATGATGTCCGGAGGAGCCGGTGGAATTAAACTGACCTTCAAGAACGCAAAGATTACGATCGACAGGATGATCATCAGCGAAAAGAAGGAAAAGAAATAA
- the cdhB gene encoding CO dehydrogenase/acetyl-CoA synthase complex subunit epsilon: MVDTTKNTKLFTSYGVKTSKAITTEVAAKLISKAKRPLFVVGTGVLDPELLDRAVKIAKAKNIPIAATGSSMPGFVDKDVNAKYINLHQLGFYLTDPDWPGLDGNGNYDTIILLGHKKYYINQVLSAVKNFSDVKSISIDRNYIQNATMSFGNLSKADHIAALDEVIDLL; this comes from the coding sequence ATGGTTGACACTACTAAGAACACCAAACTGTTCACCAGCTATGGTGTAAAGACTTCAAAGGCTATAACCACGGAAGTTGCCGCCAAGCTGATCTCAAAGGCAAAGAGACCACTTTTCGTGGTAGGCACTGGAGTTCTCGACCCTGAACTTCTTGACCGCGCAGTGAAGATTGCAAAAGCAAAGAACATCCCAATTGCAGCAACCGGATCCTCAATGCCAGGATTTGTGGATAAGGATGTCAATGCCAAGTACATCAATCTTCACCAGCTTGGCTTCTACCTGACCGACCCCGACTGGCCAGGGCTTGATGGCAACGGGAACTATGATACAATAATTCTCCTAGGCCACAAGAAGTATTACATCAACCAGGTACTATCAGCAGTTAAGAACTTCAGTGACGTAAAATCAATTTCAATAGACAGGAACTACATCCAGAACGCAACGATGTCCTTCGGAAACCTTAGCAAGGCAGATCATATTGCAGCACTGGATGAGGTAATTGACCTTTTATAA